A single window of Bernardetia sp. DNA harbors:
- a CDS encoding HYC_CC_PP family protein produces the protein MIFYKFHTTIICFWLSLQIILGSVGLPIIEHYCQMSGMTNTSILVKTKKCCCKISEQKLAKLIAEVEQEKNHSFSENSKDDCCDTETIYEKIDFEAIALEKTHFDFDHFVALLPSQNYFKNLTEKPIFTAFQILHFTDLPPPNWKLGKLYIVFIQVFRW, from the coding sequence TTGATTTTCTATAAATTCCATACTACAATTATTTGCTTTTGGCTTTCTCTCCAAATCATTTTGGGTTCGGTAGGGCTGCCTATTATTGAGCATTATTGTCAGATGAGTGGAATGACTAATACTTCTATTCTTGTCAAAACAAAGAAATGTTGTTGTAAAATATCAGAACAGAAGTTAGCAAAACTTATTGCAGAAGTAGAACAAGAAAAAAATCATTCTTTTTCTGAAAACTCAAAAGACGATTGTTGTGATACAGAAACTATCTATGAAAAGATCGATTTTGAAGCTATTGCTTTAGAAAAAACACATTTTGATTTTGATCATTTTGTAGCTCTTCTTCCTTCTCAAAATTATTTTAAAAACCTTACTGAAAAGCCAATTTTTACAGCTTTTCAAATCCTTCACTTTACAGACCTTCCTCCACCCAATTGGAAGTTGGGCAAACTCTATATTGTTTTTATTCAGGTGTTTCGTTGGTAG
- a CDS encoding ABC transporter ATP-binding protein, protein MLQTENLTVGYPSKIILENLNLHLERGKLTALLGVNGAGKSTLLRTIAGIQKPIAGSVFFSDNISRKKNEKVIHKLSKKEIAKKISLVLTEQAATNRLTVRELIALGRYPHTSWRGSFDSQDKKVIDWTLEAVSMNEYADVPIGELSDGLRQKTMIGRALAQEGDILILDEPTAHLDLVNRSEVMLLLAQIATDFDKAILVSTHELDLILQIAHTLWLISSENELNQKGKLQNRKLLVGLTEELVLNGELANTFVRPPLYFDREKGNFKIQNKEKKAAFFLQGDAIGIHWTKIALEKQGIHTDILELNVGTKDSLIIKVVKQSENSWKWIFKEKEFLSLEKIIVLLSDKKNY, encoded by the coding sequence ATGCTCCAAACGGAAAACTTAACGGTTGGCTATCCTTCCAAAATTATTTTGGAAAATCTCAATCTGCATTTAGAAAGAGGAAAACTAACAGCACTTTTAGGAGTAAATGGGGCTGGCAAATCTACTTTACTCAGAACGATTGCAGGCATACAAAAACCCATAGCAGGAAGTGTGTTTTTTAGTGATAACATTTCACGTAAAAAAAATGAAAAGGTTATTCATAAGCTATCAAAAAAAGAAATAGCCAAAAAGATAAGTTTGGTCTTGACAGAACAAGCAGCCACAAATCGCCTAACTGTAAGAGAACTGATTGCACTAGGGCGTTATCCTCATACCTCTTGGAGAGGGAGTTTTGATAGTCAAGACAAAAAAGTAATTGATTGGACTTTAGAAGCCGTCAGTATGAATGAATATGCTGATGTTCCGATAGGAGAACTTAGTGATGGCTTGCGCCAAAAAACAATGATTGGACGTGCGCTTGCACAAGAAGGAGATATTTTAATTTTAGACGAACCGACAGCACACTTAGATTTGGTAAATCGTAGTGAAGTAATGCTACTTTTGGCTCAAATAGCTACTGATTTTGACAAAGCAATTTTAGTTTCTACTCACGAGCTAGATTTAATTTTACAAATTGCTCATACATTGTGGCTTATATCGTCGGAAAATGAATTAAATCAAAAGGGAAAACTCCAAAACCGTAAACTTTTAGTGGGCTTGACAGAAGAGTTGGTTTTGAATGGTGAGCTTGCCAATACATTTGTGCGTCCTCCTCTTTATTTTGATAGAGAAAAAGGTAATTTCAAAATTCAGAATAAAGAAAAAAAAGCAGCTTTTTTCTTACAGGGTGATGCAATAGGAATACATTGGACAAAAATAGCATTAGAAAAACAGGGGATTCATACCGATATTTTAGAACTAAATGTTGGTACTAAGGATAGTTTGATTATTAAAGTTGTAAAGCAAAGTGAAAATAGTTGGAAGTGGATTTTTAAAGAGAAAGAGTTTCTAAGTTTGGAAAAAATAATTGTATTATTATCTGATAAGAAAAACTACTAA
- a CDS encoding TerC family protein, whose translation MNFEYLLTAQGLTSLFILALLEIVLGIDNIIFISIIAGKVPPEKQNSTRLIGLALALVVRICLLFGITWLVGLTATVIDATGFIHSLGIEKDLGEGGKLSWKDIILLAGGLFLIYKSTTEIHDKMELTEEEEAPKVGSNAVAAAIFQIILVDIVFSFDSILTAVGIVKEVSVMIVAVIISMIVMMLFAAKISDFINNNPTFKMLALSFLILIGFLLVLESLDVHVEKSYVYVAMAFACVVEILNMRVRKGTQKSRNIIPMGLSVPVPYMQDIEEKEEEKNN comes from the coding sequence ATGAACTTTGAATATTTATTAACAGCCCAAGGACTGACAAGTCTTTTTATCCTTGCACTTTTAGAAATTGTATTAGGAATAGACAATATTATCTTTATTAGTATTATTGCAGGGAAAGTCCCACCTGAAAAACAAAACTCTACTCGTCTGATAGGTCTAGCCTTGGCATTAGTTGTGCGTATTTGTCTTTTGTTTGGAATTACGTGGCTCGTTGGACTGACAGCAACCGTTATTGATGCTACAGGTTTTATTCATTCGTTAGGAATAGAAAAAGATTTGGGAGAAGGTGGAAAGCTCTCTTGGAAAGATATTATTTTACTTGCTGGAGGTTTGTTCTTAATTTATAAAAGTACGACAGAAATCCACGACAAAATGGAACTTACTGAAGAAGAAGAAGCTCCAAAAGTGGGTAGTAATGCCGTAGCAGCAGCTATTTTTCAGATTATTTTGGTAGATATTGTATTTTCATTTGACTCTATCCTTACGGCTGTCGGAATTGTAAAAGAAGTTTCTGTAATGATAGTAGCTGTTATTATTTCTATGATTGTAATGATGCTCTTTGCTGCAAAGATTAGTGATTTTATCAATAATAATCCCACTTTCAAAATGCTTGCCCTATCTTTCTTGATTCTGATTGGTTTCCTCTTAGTTTTAGAGTCTTTAGATGTACACGTAGAGAAATCGTATGTTTATGTAGCGATGGCGTTTGCTTGTGTTGTTGAAATTTTGAATATGAGAGTGCGTAAAGGTACGCAGAAAAGTAGAAATATTATTCCAATGGGACTTTCTGTTCCTGTTCCCTATATGCAAGACATAGAGGAAAAAGAAGAAGAGAAGAACAACTAA